A genomic region of Podarcis raffonei isolate rPodRaf1 chromosome 13, rPodRaf1.pri, whole genome shotgun sequence contains the following coding sequences:
- the LOC128400778 gene encoding beta-crystallin B2 isoform X2, protein MMASDHQASKQQQASSKIVVFEQENFQGRCHELNAACPNLKEVGLEKVGSILVHSGPWVGYEQVNCKGEQFVFEKGEYPRWDSWTNSRRSDSISALRPIKVDSQEHKIVLYENPSFTGKKIEIIDDDVPSFHAHGYQEKVSSVRVQSGTWVGYQYPGYRGYQYLFEKGDYKDSAEFGAQQPQIQSVRRIRDMQWHQRGAFHPAS, encoded by the exons ATGATGGCTTCAGACCACCAAGCATCAAAACAGCAGCAAGCCAGTTCCAAG ATTGTCGTCTTCGAGCAGGAGAATTTCCAGGGTCGCTGCCATGAGCTGAATGCGGCTTGTCCCAATTTGAAGGAGGTTGGGCTAGAGAAAGTGGGCTCCATCCTGGTGCATTCAGGCCC ATGGGTTGGCTATGAGCAGGTGAACTGCAAAGGGGAGCAATTTGTCTTTGAGAAAGGAGAATATCCCCGCTGGGACTCGTGGACCAACAGCCGGAGGAGCGACAGCATCTCTGCCTTGAGGCCCATCAAAGTG GACAGCCAGGAGCACAAGATCGTCCTCTATGAGAACCCCAGCTTCACTGGAAAGAAGATAGAGATCATCGATGATGACGTGCCCAGTTTCCATGCCCATGGCTACCAGGAGAAGGTGTCCTCTGTGCGCGTCCAGAGTGGCAC ATGGGTGGGATACCAGTATCCTGGCTACCGAGGCTACCAATACCTCTTTGAGAAGGGGGACTATAAGGACAGCGCTGAGTTTGGTGCTCAGCAGCCCCAGATCCAGTCGGTGCGGCGAATCCGGGACATGCAGTGGCATCAGAGGGGGGCCTTCCATCCTGCCAGCTAA
- the LOC128400778 gene encoding beta-crystallin B2 isoform X1 has product MCRLPINSGAWLQHFQWHKQTLVQLGAAQPLFMMASDHQASKQQQASSKIVVFEQENFQGRCHELNAACPNLKEVGLEKVGSILVHSGPWVGYEQVNCKGEQFVFEKGEYPRWDSWTNSRRSDSISALRPIKVDSQEHKIVLYENPSFTGKKIEIIDDDVPSFHAHGYQEKVSSVRVQSGTWVGYQYPGYRGYQYLFEKGDYKDSAEFGAQQPQIQSVRRIRDMQWHQRGAFHPAS; this is encoded by the exons ATGTGCCGGCTGCCTATAAATTCTGGTGCTTGGCTGCAGCACTTCCAGTGGCATAAGCAAACTCTGGTGCAACTG ggagcaGCTCAACCACTTTTCATGATGGCTTCAGACCACCAAGCATCAAAACAGCAGCAAGCCAGTTCCAAG ATTGTCGTCTTCGAGCAGGAGAATTTCCAGGGTCGCTGCCATGAGCTGAATGCGGCTTGTCCCAATTTGAAGGAGGTTGGGCTAGAGAAAGTGGGCTCCATCCTGGTGCATTCAGGCCC ATGGGTTGGCTATGAGCAGGTGAACTGCAAAGGGGAGCAATTTGTCTTTGAGAAAGGAGAATATCCCCGCTGGGACTCGTGGACCAACAGCCGGAGGAGCGACAGCATCTCTGCCTTGAGGCCCATCAAAGTG GACAGCCAGGAGCACAAGATCGTCCTCTATGAGAACCCCAGCTTCACTGGAAAGAAGATAGAGATCATCGATGATGACGTGCCCAGTTTCCATGCCCATGGCTACCAGGAGAAGGTGTCCTCTGTGCGCGTCCAGAGTGGCAC ATGGGTGGGATACCAGTATCCTGGCTACCGAGGCTACCAATACCTCTTTGAGAAGGGGGACTATAAGGACAGCGCTGAGTTTGGTGCTCAGCAGCCCCAGATCCAGTCGGTGCGGCGAATCCGGGACATGCAGTGGCATCAGAGGGGGGCCTTCCATCCTGCCAGCTAA